The Streptomyces sp. NBC_01275 genome has a segment encoding these proteins:
- a CDS encoding UvrD-helicase domain-containing protein, translated as MPRSSTGLHALTRQQLTASGSPHSRVYVEAAPGSGKTTVSALRFGLHRFAAPTDARAVVAVSFTRSATEELRTRVARQWGSASLRWPHRIVTLDTLLRDLLFHLLNEGVLHWPGGHTEIDVLDSWRTALPTKPSRIKPVLRVDGGHVVIKTVNEPQTSSHPSAMHFKEAVSAGACTHDNVREVLQEALTAGPARRALISYFETSVRSLTVDEVFDANDLDRDIFSLAASASSSLTLVGDPWQALYQFRGARPAAMAAYIRENGFSTHYLDDSFRWGTDRQAWLTRRLRRRVPVTLPAGSARDADMVLALKWKALWECDPRVLPLAIKPGVGQVQEAICTLLLNEIAQNALGTQAVFLHDALVTLGLDKEALATTIRPCLQAAVADLKDGHQPALVWQRLTVSLADLIPRIATTQLARKPLRALERLQLRLTDDQLRPGLTCHQSKGREWNTVAVKLSPADASALAHGLDPAREDHRALYVALTRARLNTYAMS; from the coding sequence ATGCCTAGATCCAGCACAGGGCTTCACGCACTGACACGACAGCAGCTCACCGCAAGTGGCAGCCCGCACAGCCGCGTCTACGTCGAAGCGGCACCCGGCTCCGGAAAGACCACCGTGTCGGCCCTGCGATTCGGCCTGCACCGCTTTGCCGCCCCCACCGACGCACGCGCGGTCGTAGCGGTCAGCTTCACCAGGTCAGCCACCGAGGAACTACGAACGCGCGTCGCCCGGCAGTGGGGGTCGGCATCACTGCGCTGGCCGCACCGCATCGTGACCCTGGACACCCTTCTGCGCGACCTACTCTTCCACCTGCTCAATGAAGGCGTTCTGCACTGGCCAGGAGGACACACGGAAATTGACGTGTTGGACTCATGGCGGACAGCCCTCCCGACAAAACCCAGCCGCATAAAGCCCGTTCTACGGGTCGACGGCGGCCACGTCGTCATAAAAACCGTCAACGAGCCCCAGACCTCGAGCCACCCATCAGCCATGCACTTCAAGGAAGCGGTCTCCGCTGGCGCATGTACCCATGACAACGTACGGGAGGTTCTTCAAGAGGCCCTCACAGCTGGTCCCGCACGCCGAGCACTGATCTCGTACTTCGAGACCTCGGTGCGCTCGTTGACGGTTGATGAGGTGTTCGACGCCAACGATCTGGACCGGGACATCTTCTCACTCGCTGCGTCAGCGTCCAGCTCTCTCACCTTGGTCGGCGATCCGTGGCAGGCCCTCTACCAGTTCAGAGGCGCCCGTCCCGCTGCTATGGCGGCATACATAAGGGAGAACGGCTTCTCCACGCACTACCTGGACGACTCCTTTCGGTGGGGAACCGACAGACAGGCATGGCTTACGCGGCGCCTGCGACGACGCGTGCCCGTCACGCTGCCGGCCGGTTCTGCCCGCGATGCCGACATGGTCCTCGCACTCAAGTGGAAGGCACTATGGGAGTGCGATCCGCGCGTCCTGCCCCTCGCCATCAAGCCCGGTGTCGGTCAGGTTCAAGAGGCGATCTGCACCCTGCTCCTCAATGAGATCGCACAGAATGCGCTGGGCACACAGGCAGTATTTCTGCACGATGCTCTGGTCACGCTCGGGCTGGACAAGGAGGCGCTAGCGACAACGATCCGCCCCTGCCTGCAGGCCGCGGTGGCTGACCTCAAGGACGGTCACCAACCGGCCTTGGTGTGGCAGAGACTGACTGTCAGTCTCGCGGACCTCATTCCGAGGATCGCTACGACACAGCTCGCGCGCAAGCCGCTCCGCGCACTGGAGCGTCTACAACTTCGGCTCACAGACGACCAGTTGAGACCTGGCCTTACCTGTCACCAGTCCAAAGGGCGAGAGTGGAACACGGTAGCCGTCAAGCTGAGCCCGGCAGACGCCTCGGCCCTGGCGCACGGCCTCGACCCTGCACGGGAGGACCATCGTGCCCTGTACGTGGCGCTCACGCGTGCCCGCCTCAACACCTATGCCATGAGCTGA
- a CDS encoding ATP-dependent endonuclease translates to MTESIGGPAMYLSRVKVSGLRASAEMPMSCDLPGRFSVMIGPNGAGKTTLTDALYLAHPGNRFPVLPRPTSAALASPDAGVERSIDITYNLADDLQAEGRLGREMHTTGHRRPGGEAESWSVSLHRQLGTVTSRLTSSHGLARRIDQFKLIYLPAWRHPLDELARREVRILVELLRARQQELHGSRNLVALRARASRLLEDLAKDSLIEAVEARIGEQLGRLSAGVSPQWPYVRGQVIDDTYLARVLEIMLAVIEGRSAARPLEVSGLGYVNLLHIAVTLAAIPDSTEVPLASADPPESSDHESQSEEEQARQAFENLAQAHAEAASEEDSFFSTAPFHATVIIEEPEAHLHPQLQHSLVRYLRRTVKARPELQVILTSHATDIITACDPTELVVVRRTDHGSVSRCVKDVVPSQHRDATLRMARLHLDASRSSALFAERLLLVEGVTEGAVVREFGRAWAGDDEAKQAFIDALSIVPMGTKVGQWAAHLLATPGKELCTKLAILRDSDSDFPFDSGRDMPKWAAEHDRSVVQVFISHPTLEPAITPGNEDLVAEAQQAVDPNHPLAEVTVDSVRSYFASRRAGKNGEEAVKEGRGARRKAEFALALAAVLREANDTDGEAADGLSLVTVPEHLEDLFDFLYPAAAPDTTGDLPSEDAAMEPPGWLAPDNIWDKLPDDIEWDGDLDDPAYWPEDEPIDAEHEFEAAAGEAQETQNWDDLLRSRPIRQNQTTGRQPGGWPTHVRIPGPWPHGQHNA, encoded by the coding sequence GTGACGGAGTCGATCGGGGGGCCTGCCATGTATCTGAGTCGCGTCAAGGTGAGCGGTCTGCGCGCGAGCGCAGAGATGCCAATGAGCTGCGACCTTCCGGGCAGGTTCAGTGTGATGATCGGGCCGAACGGCGCGGGCAAGACCACACTCACAGACGCGCTCTACCTCGCGCACCCAGGGAACCGGTTTCCGGTGCTCCCGAGGCCGACTTCAGCCGCGCTGGCATCCCCTGATGCCGGCGTCGAGCGCAGCATCGACATCACGTACAACCTGGCCGACGACCTCCAAGCCGAGGGGCGCCTCGGCCGCGAGATGCACACCACAGGGCACAGGCGGCCCGGTGGAGAAGCTGAATCCTGGAGTGTCTCCCTGCACCGACAACTGGGGACAGTCACCTCGCGCCTGACAAGCAGCCACGGCCTCGCCCGGAGGATCGACCAGTTCAAGCTCATCTATCTTCCCGCCTGGCGTCATCCACTGGACGAACTGGCGCGCCGCGAGGTGCGCATATTGGTGGAGCTGCTACGCGCACGGCAGCAGGAACTCCATGGCAGCCGCAACCTGGTGGCTCTACGGGCCCGTGCCTCCCGACTATTGGAGGATCTAGCCAAGGACAGCCTGATCGAAGCCGTTGAGGCCCGCATCGGCGAGCAGCTGGGCAGACTGTCGGCTGGCGTGAGCCCACAATGGCCCTACGTGCGCGGCCAGGTCATCGACGACACCTATCTCGCCCGCGTGCTGGAGATCATGCTCGCCGTGATCGAAGGCCGTTCCGCAGCCCGTCCTCTGGAAGTTTCTGGCCTTGGGTACGTCAACCTGCTTCATATTGCAGTGACGTTGGCTGCGATACCTGATTCAACAGAGGTCCCCCTCGCCTCCGCGGACCCACCGGAGAGCAGCGATCACGAATCCCAGTCCGAGGAGGAGCAGGCGCGGCAAGCGTTCGAGAACTTGGCTCAAGCGCATGCTGAGGCGGCCTCCGAGGAAGACTCCTTCTTCTCCACGGCTCCGTTTCACGCAACGGTCATCATCGAGGAGCCTGAAGCCCATCTCCACCCTCAGCTGCAGCACTCGTTGGTCCGTTACCTGCGCAGAACCGTCAAGGCGCGCCCCGAGCTACAGGTGATCCTCACCAGTCACGCGACTGACATCATCACAGCGTGCGACCCCACGGAGCTCGTCGTCGTGCGTCGCACCGACCATGGAAGTGTGAGCCGCTGCGTCAAGGACGTGGTCCCGTCCCAGCATCGCGATGCCACGCTCCGCATGGCCAGACTGCACCTCGACGCGAGTCGTTCATCGGCTCTCTTCGCCGAACGCCTGCTCCTAGTTGAAGGAGTTACCGAGGGCGCGGTGGTGCGCGAGTTCGGCCGGGCCTGGGCAGGCGACGACGAAGCGAAGCAAGCCTTCATTGATGCCCTGAGCATCGTCCCGATGGGCACCAAAGTCGGCCAGTGGGCCGCCCATCTCCTGGCGACACCGGGCAAGGAGCTGTGCACGAAGCTGGCCATCCTCCGTGACAGCGACAGCGACTTTCCCTTCGACAGCGGTCGCGACATGCCCAAGTGGGCTGCAGAGCACGATAGGTCCGTAGTCCAGGTTTTCATCAGTCATCCCACCCTCGAGCCGGCGATCACTCCGGGCAACGAGGACCTTGTCGCGGAAGCCCAACAAGCGGTCGACCCAAACCATCCATTGGCTGAAGTCACCGTCGACAGCGTCCGGTCCTACTTCGCCAGCCGAAGAGCAGGAAAGAACGGCGAGGAAGCAGTCAAGGAAGGCCGGGGTGCACGGCGTAAGGCCGAGTTCGCCCTCGCTCTCGCCGCGGTGCTCCGGGAAGCCAACGACACCGACGGCGAGGCGGCCGACGGCCTTTCCCTCGTGACGGTCCCCGAGCACCTCGAGGACCTCTTCGACTTCCTGTATCCGGCCGCTGCCCCAGACACCACCGGCGATCTGCCATCCGAAGATGCCGCCATGGAGCCGCCCGGGTGGCTCGCTCCCGACAACATCTGGGACAAGTTGCCAGACGACATCGAATGGGATGGCGATCTCGACGACCCGGCGTACTGGCCAGAAGACGAGCCCATCGACGCAGAGCACGAGTTCGAGGCCGCGGCAGGCGAAGCGCAGGAAACCCAGAACTGGGACGATCTTCTGCGCTCACGTCCAATCCGGCAGAACCAGACGACAGGTCGCCAGCCAGGAGGCTGGCCCACACACGTGCGGATACCCGGGCCCTGGCCACACGGACAGCACAATGCCTAG
- a CDS encoding peptidylprolyl isomerase, producing MAVRTSQGPLPLSLDRAKAPCTVQSFVHLSRHRFYDRTVCHRLTAYPTLKVLQCGDPTGTGEGGPGYAYKDELPVDLPPAPSDPTGVRRLYGRGLLAMANAGPNTNGSQFFVVYGDSALRPDYTVFGTVGDAGLKTLDKIAAGGIEPTTQDPALVDGTPVLRTELLSVRPSCRP from the coding sequence ATGGCTGTCCGGACCAGCCAGGGCCCGCTCCCGCTGAGTCTGGACCGGGCGAAGGCGCCGTGCACGGTCCAGAGCTTCGTGCACCTGTCGCGGCACCGGTTCTACGACCGTACGGTGTGCCATCGGCTGACGGCGTATCCGACGCTGAAGGTCCTGCAGTGTGGCGACCCGACCGGCACTGGCGAGGGTGGGCCGGGGTACGCGTACAAGGACGAGCTGCCGGTGGACCTGCCGCCGGCACCGAGCGATCCGACCGGCGTCCGTCGCCTTTACGGGCGCGGTTTGCTGGCGATGGCCAACGCCGGGCCGAACACGAACGGTTCGCAGTTCTTCGTCGTCTACGGCGATTCCGCGCTGCGACCGGACTACACGGTGTTTGGCACGGTCGGTGACGCCGGCCTGAAGACGCTCGACAAGATCGCTGCTGGTGGTATCGAGCCAACTACGCAGGACCCGGCGCTTGTCGACGGCACGCCCGTGCTGCGGACCGAGCTGCTCAGCGTCCGGCCGTCCTGCCGGCCCTGA
- a CDS encoding DUF4365 domain-containing protein, which translates to MADRKTVTRQTFIGEKGIALIERRCLEMGHLFHPRRVDHGIDGHIDLVDPDSRAVLNLTLLVQSKAQDRRFSGETDDGFHYLCDQRDLDHWLSGNSPVILVFSHPESHEAWWVEVKAAFPDAVSRAARRVDIDKHTQRFDRDAAQALLRLAMPRTTGLYLRPASITEVLTTNLLPVIEMPPTVHLAPTAFTDYRAAGGALETQGRRESGWILRDNLVLSFHDLRDSPLRVLCDGDPERHETREWADSDDLDTQHRFADLLSRTVQGSYPELRWHKDRKHMHFRATSHLGPRKAGKGPGSRGRTVFGPHTSKSDPQRVGYYHHAALRTRFRRLDGVWYCQLEPDYCFTTDGYTEYPFADRLLAGIKRLDRHPAVRGWTRMWANYLRQEADLFTEARPVQFGELATMTVERGIDDLLWGPAPSGAAPEDDQDTSAGGQESLDAVLAVADADTQDLLSLLKDGESDEGAPRRRSPGSKARSAGLRTPRQGRASGARRGR; encoded by the coding sequence ATGGCTGATCGCAAGACTGTGACGCGCCAGACGTTCATCGGTGAGAAGGGCATCGCCCTGATCGAGCGACGCTGCCTGGAGATGGGCCACCTCTTCCATCCCCGGCGCGTCGATCACGGCATCGACGGACACATCGATCTGGTCGACCCCGACAGCCGTGCCGTGCTGAACCTGACCCTGCTGGTCCAGAGCAAAGCGCAGGACCGACGCTTCTCTGGCGAGACGGACGACGGCTTCCACTACCTCTGCGACCAGCGCGATCTTGATCACTGGCTGTCCGGCAACTCGCCGGTCATCCTGGTCTTTTCCCACCCCGAGAGTCATGAGGCGTGGTGGGTGGAGGTCAAGGCGGCGTTCCCGGACGCGGTCAGCCGTGCTGCCCGTCGCGTGGACATCGACAAGCACACCCAGCGCTTCGACCGGGACGCCGCCCAGGCACTGCTGCGCTTGGCGATGCCGCGGACGACGGGCCTGTACCTGCGGCCCGCGTCGATCACCGAAGTGCTGACCACGAACCTGCTGCCCGTCATCGAGATGCCGCCGACCGTGCATCTGGCCCCGACGGCCTTCACTGACTACCGCGCGGCCGGTGGCGCACTGGAGACGCAGGGCCGGCGTGAGTCCGGTTGGATCCTGCGGGACAACCTGGTCCTGTCGTTCCACGACCTGCGGGACTCGCCTTTGCGGGTGCTCTGCGACGGAGATCCCGAGCGGCACGAGACCAGAGAGTGGGCGGACAGCGACGACCTCGACACCCAGCACCGCTTCGCTGACCTGCTCTCCCGGACCGTTCAGGGCTCCTATCCGGAACTGCGGTGGCACAAGGACCGCAAGCACATGCACTTTCGCGCGACCTCGCACCTGGGGCCTCGCAAGGCGGGCAAGGGACCCGGATCACGCGGCCGGACCGTGTTCGGTCCGCACACCTCGAAGTCCGACCCACAGCGCGTCGGCTACTACCACCACGCTGCACTGCGCACGAGATTCCGGCGCCTGGACGGTGTCTGGTATTGCCAGCTGGAACCGGACTACTGCTTCACCACCGACGGGTACACCGAATACCCTTTCGCCGACCGGCTCCTGGCGGGGATCAAACGTCTCGACCGGCATCCGGCGGTCCGAGGCTGGACCCGCATGTGGGCCAACTACCTGCGCCAGGAAGCCGACTTGTTTACGGAAGCACGGCCCGTCCAGTTCGGCGAGCTGGCCACCATGACGGTCGAGCGCGGTATCGACGACCTGTTGTGGGGGCCGGCGCCGTCCGGGGCCGCACCGGAGGACGACCAGGACACGTCCGCTGGAGGCCAGGAAAGTCTGGACGCTGTACTGGCTGTCGCGGATGCGGACACCCAGGATCTCCTCAGCCTGCTCAAGGACGGCGAGAGCGACGAGGGCGCTCCTCGGCGAAGAAGCCCTGGAAGCAAAGCCAGGTCTGCAGGGCTGCGGACGCCCCGTCAGGGACGGGCGAGCGGTGCGAGGCGAGGCCGGTGA
- a CDS encoding helix-turn-helix domain-containing protein — translation MQGTRYSPTHIRATWDGTGSVQDASRALGFSRAKGYDLVRRGEFPCRVLRIGRTTRVVTASLLRVLESGEPEYNGALAGHCTPS, via the coding sequence GTGCAAGGCACCCGCTACAGCCCAACGCACATCCGCGCCACCTGGGACGGAACGGGGAGCGTGCAAGACGCCTCCAGAGCGTTGGGGTTCTCTCGGGCGAAAGGCTACGACCTGGTGCGTCGCGGGGAGTTCCCGTGCCGCGTGCTACGGATCGGCCGTACAACACGTGTCGTCACCGCATCCTTGCTCCGCGTCCTGGAAAGCGGAGAGCCGGAGTACAACGGTGCCCTCGCCGGACACTGCACGCCGTCGTAG